In one window of Mercurialis annua linkage group LG4, ddMerAnnu1.2, whole genome shotgun sequence DNA:
- the LOC126678418 gene encoding uncharacterized protein LOC126678418: MANQVNSVVNAPVAHRLRDIQRPVVVNNPSCIRITDEARNYELKTIDLNMLPQFNGTAVDDPLAFIKEFYSVVETFPLNRLTEEELRKRCFPYCMKLSARTWLLNLPEGSFSTWEEVYDAFITKYYSPQKTLDLRGKIYNFTQLDGEPFHEAWERFKMLLAQCPHHCFDELLLTQMFFEGLTMSGQTLVETASEGSYGEKTAAEINQIYENVALNSQQRAITGRRAAVHEVSSQHDIVSEVAELTKQVKMLFSQNQQSTETCAVCGIQGHIATSCNYANEVQSQEANFVSYNQNRQPRNDPYSNTYNAGWRNHPNFSWRDGTTLNHKDHLDFNKIDRHLHPHNKKRNHLSKI, from the coding sequence ATGGCGAATCAAGTAAATTCTGTTGTTAATGCGCCTGTCGCGCATCGACTGAGAGACATTCAAAGGCCAGTAGTGGTAAACAATCCTTCATGCATCCGAATCACGGATGAAGCTCGGAACTATGAGCTTAAAACAATTGATCTCAATATGTTGCCTCAATTCAATGGAACAGCGGTCGATGACCCTTTGGCATTCATCAAAGAATTCTACAGTGTGGTGGAAACTTTTCCATTGAATAGATTGACAGAGGAGGAACTAAGGAAAAGATGTTTTCCTTATTGCATGAAGTTGAGTGCGAGAACTTGGCTTTTGAACTTGCCTGAAGGGTCATTCAGTACGTGGGAAGAAGTGTATGATGCTTTCATCACAAAATATTATTCCCCGCAAAAGACTCTTGATCTTCGCGGCAAGATCTATAATTTCACTCAATTGGATGGCGAACCATTCCATGAGGCGTGGGAACGCTTCAAGATGCTCCTTGCTCAATGCCCACACCATTGCTTTGATGAGTTATTATTAACTCAAATGTTCTTTGAGGGATTGACTATGAGTGGGCAAACTTTAGTCGAAACGGCATCCGAAGGAAGTTATGGAGAAAAGACGGCAGctgaaataaatcaaatctaTGAGAATGTTGCTTTGAATTCTCAACAAAGGGCTATTACAGGACGAAGGGCAGCCGTACATGAGGTATCTTCACAACATGACATTGTATCAGAAGTTGCTGAGCTAACTAAGCAAGTGAAGATGCTGTTTAGCCAAAATCAGCAATCAACAGAGACTTGTGCTGTCTGTGGCATCCAGGGGCATATTGCAACTTCTTGCAATTATGCCAACGAAGTTCAATCACAGGAAGCCAATTTCGTTAGCTACAATCAAAACAGACAACCAAGGAATGATCCTTACTCAAATACATATAATGCAGGGTGGCGGAATCATCCAAATTTTTCATGGAGAGATGGAACAACGCTAAACCACAAGGACCACCTGGATTTCAACAAAATAGACCGGCACCTCCACCCCCACAACAAGAAAAGAAACCATCTCTCGAAGATATGA